Proteins found in one Maridesulfovibrio sp. genomic segment:
- a CDS encoding YhdT family protein, which yields MEKQTKDWRFAQANKEALFTLGAYALYFIWWYVCSYGMGSGDPEEYEYIFGLPEWFFYSCIVGYPLITIILWGLVRFKFKHMPLEEESEDEISRKTGEGQS from the coding sequence ATGGAAAAACAGACCAAGGACTGGCGATTTGCACAGGCGAATAAAGAAGCCCTGTTTACACTGGGGGCATATGCCCTTTACTTTATCTGGTGGTATGTCTGCTCCTACGGCATGGGCAGCGGAGACCCGGAAGAATATGAATACATTTTCGGCCTGCCGGAATGGTTCTTTTACAGCTGCATTGTCGGTTACCCACTCATAACTATCATCCTGTGGGGTCTTGTCCGTTTCAAGTTCAAGCATATGCCCCTCGAGGAAGAATCCGAAGATGAAATAAGCCGTAAAACCGGAGAGGGACAATCATGA
- the thiE gene encoding thiamine phosphate synthase, with translation MSETKITRKNILDTDIYCLTALKFSKNRSNVEVVKAMLDSGIKLIQYREKEIKSGQKYEECMEIRRMTREAGAAFIVNDDIDLAMMVGADGIHIGQEDFPVEAVRKLIGEEMAIGLSTHTPEEALAAVEAGVDYIGVGPIFKTYTKEDVVDPVGFEYLDWVVKNIDIPFVAIGGIKEHNIAEVMNRGAKCVALVTEIVGADDIGGTIKKLRAAIPK, from the coding sequence ATGAGCGAAACAAAAATCACCCGCAAAAACATACTCGATACTGATATTTACTGCTTAACCGCCCTCAAATTTTCTAAAAACCGCTCTAATGTTGAAGTGGTCAAAGCCATGCTCGATAGCGGTATCAAGCTGATTCAGTACCGTGAAAAAGAGATTAAATCCGGGCAGAAATACGAAGAATGCATGGAAATACGCCGCATGACCCGTGAAGCCGGAGCCGCCTTCATCGTCAACGACGACATTGATCTCGCTATGATGGTCGGAGCAGACGGCATCCACATCGGTCAGGAAGATTTTCCGGTAGAGGCAGTACGGAAGCTGATTGGTGAGGAAATGGCAATCGGCCTTTCCACCCACACTCCCGAGGAGGCCCTCGCCGCAGTTGAAGCAGGCGTGGATTACATCGGAGTAGGTCCCATTTTCAAAACCTACACCAAAGAAGATGTGGTTGATCCGGTCGGCTTTGAATACCTCGACTGGGTGGTCAAAAATATTGATATCCCCTTCGTAGCCATCGGCGGCATAAAAGAACACAATATCGCGGAAGTAATGAACCGGGGAGCAAAATGCGTGGCTCTGGTCACAGAAATTGTCGGAGCCGACGACATTGGCGGCACGATTAAAAAACTTCGTGCGGCAATTCCTAAATAA
- a CDS encoding thiazole synthase: MSNDIFKLGGVEFNSRLLTGTGKYADDSVIPDVCEASGSQIITVALRRVDLEAETGNVMDFIPKNMQLLPNTSGARTADEAVRIAHLAKAMGCGNWIKIEVISDNKYLLPDGYETAKATEILAKEGFVVLPYVNADLYIARSLVDAGAAAVMPLGAPIGSNRGLKTREMIRILIDEIELPIIVDAGIGRPSEACEAMEMGADACLVNTAIATASDPALMGKAFSRAVKAGREAYLSGPGAKHSHAKASSPLTGFLHQG, translated from the coding sequence ATGAGCAATGATATCTTTAAATTGGGCGGCGTTGAATTTAATAGCCGTCTGCTTACCGGAACAGGTAAATACGCTGATGATTCCGTAATCCCGGATGTCTGTGAAGCTTCCGGCTCCCAGATCATTACCGTGGCGCTGCGCCGGGTTGATCTTGAAGCGGAAACCGGAAACGTTATGGACTTCATCCCCAAAAACATGCAGCTCCTACCCAATACTTCCGGAGCTCGCACCGCCGATGAAGCTGTACGAATCGCCCATCTTGCCAAGGCCATGGGTTGCGGAAACTGGATTAAGATCGAAGTCATTTCTGATAACAAATACCTGCTGCCCGACGGTTACGAAACCGCCAAGGCGACCGAGATCCTCGCTAAAGAAGGATTTGTGGTTCTGCCGTACGTAAACGCGGACCTGTATATCGCCCGTTCACTGGTCGATGCCGGCGCCGCAGCCGTAATGCCCCTTGGCGCTCCCATCGGTTCCAACCGGGGACTCAAAACCCGTGAGATGATCCGCATCCTGATTGATGAAATTGAGCTGCCTATCATCGTTGATGCCGGGATAGGCCGCCCCTCCGAAGCCTGCGAGGCTATGGAAATGGGAGCTGACGCCTGTCTGGTAAACACCGCAATCGCCACCGCAAGTGACCCAGCTCTCATGGGCAAAGCTTTCAGCCGCGCAGTAAAAGCCGGTCGTGAAGCATACCTCTCCGGTCCCGGAGCAAAACACAGCCATGCCAAGGCATCCTCACCCCTTACCGGATTCCTGCACCAAGGATAA
- the thiH gene encoding 2-iminoacetate synthase ThiH, with amino-acid sequence MSFYPICAEYNDAPLAEQFGSVTEHDVRRALNKTTLGPEDFLALLSPAAIPLLEEMAAKASQLTLQNFGRTIQLFTPLYMANFCTNRCVYCGFNTKNNIPRSQLGPAELEAEAKAIAATGLKQLLILTGDARAKSSPEYIESAVKILRRHFPSVAIEIYAMTEEEYSRLVEVGVDGMTMFQETYNEELYPTLHPSGPKHDYRFRLDAPERACKAGMRVVNIGALLGLDEWRHDALKTGIHAAYLQNNYPEVDIAVSLPRIRTHVGDAFTPKSLVNDTALVQNMLALRIFLPRCGITVSTREAPDFRENILPLGVTRMSAGVCTEVGGHADEEEQEKVGQFDISDGRSVDEMCEMLRNHGYQPVFKDWHPLQEAS; translated from the coding sequence ATGAGCTTCTATCCCATCTGCGCCGAATACAACGACGCCCCCCTTGCCGAGCAATTCGGCTCCGTAACTGAACACGATGTCAGGCGCGCCCTTAACAAGACAACTCTCGGCCCGGAAGATTTCCTTGCCCTGTTAAGCCCTGCGGCGATCCCCCTGCTGGAAGAAATGGCGGCCAAAGCCAGCCAGCTCACTTTGCAGAATTTCGGCAGGACCATCCAACTTTTCACCCCGCTTTATATGGCAAATTTCTGTACAAACAGATGCGTATACTGCGGCTTCAACACTAAAAATAACATACCCCGTTCACAGCTCGGCCCCGCTGAACTGGAAGCGGAAGCAAAAGCCATCGCCGCAACCGGACTTAAGCAACTACTTATACTGACCGGTGACGCACGCGCTAAATCATCTCCTGAATACATTGAATCCGCAGTGAAAATTCTGCGCAGACATTTTCCATCCGTTGCCATTGAAATCTATGCCATGACCGAAGAAGAATATTCCCGGCTGGTAGAGGTCGGTGTGGACGGGATGACCATGTTTCAGGAAACTTACAATGAAGAGCTTTATCCGACCCTGCACCCTTCAGGCCCCAAGCACGATTACCGCTTCCGTCTCGATGCACCGGAACGGGCCTGCAAGGCAGGAATGCGCGTGGTCAACATCGGCGCCCTGCTCGGACTTGACGAATGGCGGCATGACGCACTGAAAACAGGCATCCACGCCGCCTACCTGCAAAACAATTATCCTGAAGTCGACATTGCAGTTTCCCTGCCGCGCATCCGCACACATGTGGGCGATGCTTTTACGCCCAAATCACTGGTAAATGATACCGCACTTGTCCAGAACATGCTGGCCCTGCGTATTTTCCTGCCCCGCTGCGGAATTACTGTTTCCACCCGTGAAGCACCCGATTTCCGCGAGAACATCCTTCCGCTTGGTGTAACCCGCATGTCAGCGGGAGTTTGCACCGAAGTCGGCGGTCACGCAGATGAAGAGGAACAGGAGAAAGTAGGCCAGTTCGATATCAGCGATGGTCGCAGTGTTGATGAAATGTGTGAAATGCTGCGCAACCACGGCTATCAGCCTGTCTTCAAAGACTGGCATCCCCTGCAGGAAGCATCGTGA
- a CDS encoding extracellular solute-binding protein has protein sequence MLNKICSLLLITMICLMLSNVAQARTSISLWTTEVAPDRQAVIEYLVRAFRISNRYINVTVRGVEENRIAKELAAARANGDSPDIITCSSDLVVAFNKKGWMNSRTTRKVLEHVGRKNFFAGPLNKFRTGDKYCGLPFNGWIQGIWYRKDWFADKKLAAPDSWENILKAARVLHDPLNGRYGILIGTRGDSYAEQIFTHLALSAGVSEFNKKGKVVFDSAQTVDALEFYKELSRYTPPGPQWWRGRDFYMQGRLAMMFYSSFIMDDLAIPEIAQDSLGTDNFKELNGADYDYMLLKNTGMISSIRGTENAAYGVIHALGLLKTGNDKKQAAAVRLAEFLYQDDAYITWLHMVPGGMLPMLKHITSDPSFYRDAQGVFQKYSRKRIGEIVSGFDNIKSFSLVNGEIIPQAAQASEQKIIPEMIYETLHNGTTPAQAVHKAAAKMEKIK, from the coding sequence ATGTTAAATAAAATTTGCAGCTTACTGCTGATCACAATGATCTGCCTGATGCTCAGTAACGTCGCGCAGGCCAGAACATCCATCTCCCTTTGGACCACGGAAGTAGCACCTGACAGACAGGCCGTAATAGAATATCTGGTCCGAGCTTTCCGGATAAGCAACCGCTACATTAATGTTACCGTCCGGGGAGTGGAAGAAAACAGGATAGCGAAGGAACTCGCTGCCGCGCGTGCGAACGGAGACTCACCGGATATCATAACCTGCTCCTCCGATCTAGTTGTGGCTTTCAACAAAAAAGGATGGATGAACAGCCGCACCACCCGCAAAGTTCTTGAACATGTAGGCAGGAAGAACTTCTTCGCCGGTCCTCTGAACAAATTCCGGACGGGTGATAAATACTGCGGTCTGCCGTTCAACGGCTGGATACAGGGCATCTGGTACCGTAAGGACTGGTTTGCCGACAAAAAACTAGCCGCGCCGGACAGCTGGGAAAATATCCTTAAGGCAGCCCGCGTTCTTCATGATCCGCTAAACGGACGGTACGGGATTCTTATCGGAACCCGCGGTGATTCGTATGCCGAGCAGATTTTTACGCATCTGGCCCTTTCCGCCGGAGTTTCAGAATTCAATAAAAAGGGAAAAGTTGTATTTGATTCAGCTCAGACGGTCGATGCTCTTGAATTTTACAAAGAGCTTTCCCGCTACACCCCGCCGGGACCGCAATGGTGGCGAGGCCGTGATTTCTACATGCAGGGCAGGCTGGCCATGATGTTCTATTCATCTTTCATAATGGACGATCTAGCCATCCCGGAAATAGCCCAGGATTCACTGGGGACAGACAATTTCAAGGAACTCAACGGCGCCGATTACGATTACATGCTACTCAAAAACACGGGAATGATTTCAAGTATCCGCGGGACTGAGAATGCAGCCTACGGTGTGATCCATGCCCTTGGATTACTAAAAACAGGAAACGATAAAAAACAGGCGGCAGCTGTGCGTTTAGCAGAATTTCTGTATCAGGATGATGCCTATATAACATGGCTTCATATGGTTCCCGGAGGCATGCTGCCCATGCTGAAACACATCACTTCCGATCCGTCATTCTATCGTGACGCTCAGGGAGTTTTCCAAAAATATTCTCGCAAAAGAATAGGGGAGATAGTCTCCGGATTTGATAACATTAAAAGCTTCAGTCTGGTAAATGGAGAAATCATCCCGCAGGCGGCCCAAGCGTCAGAGCAGAAAATCATCCCGGAAATGATCTATGAAACCCTGCACAACGGAACCACGCCCGCTCAAGCTGTGCATAAAGCGGCAGCCAAGATGGAAAAGATAAAATAG
- a CDS encoding adenylate/guanylate cyclase domain-containing protein, translated as MKKNIPLYLNILTVFTILMCTIALCIIAYGYIQNSRIAIFSAQQLVKQTGAAIGERTQSIFDSAFMTVNTYVGFNEIEEKPSLHSHPMSNAFFKCLQEHNDFTSIFIGFADGDFFLISSLRNREKMKKEKNIPANAAWYTQTLGHLPSGRRYELTRYMDKGFVTVGSNSDSNPSYDPRIREWYRSAKITDKAVLSDIYMFALSGEPGLTVSRRFDGPVPGVIGVDISLANLSIFMKKELVGKNSEIMIFEKSGDLYGYHDMEKMRSSIYSKANSKLDRPKVTGLKNPVLDSLVLNQQKHPGKTIHIQQLNVDGEKYISLVDPLPSEYGKKLFVAITVPEAFFTKPIAEIGTRALFVSLGILILFLPLIHLVARKLSKPLIELTRSVDNIRQFKLNKKVDIKSRIVEVRDLSEATETMRSTLNSFGKYIPRPLVQSMLVNNIVPRLGGERKKLTFLFSDIKDFTSISETMPPEKLTETITGYLKCMSRVILDNNGTIDKYIGDAIMAFWNAPVDDRQHARNGCLAALSFRDALTKFNANCRAHNEPEMLTRLGLHTGEAVVGNIGSSDRMSYTAIGAAVNLASRLEGLNKHLGTDILVSESTKLLAGDRFMFRFAGRVMPKGTAHSCGVYELLGTCPDSTEEYARFAVRPQDKTKVLQWEKALEALLARDFNQAEKLLINHLDTNGPDRLADYYLKLTREFLAHPPKKDWQGEIRFNVK; from the coding sequence ATGAAAAAGAACATACCACTATATTTAAACATCTTAACCGTATTTACAATTCTTATGTGCACAATCGCACTTTGCATAATAGCATATGGCTACATCCAGAATTCACGCATTGCTATTTTTTCGGCACAACAGTTGGTTAAGCAGACCGGGGCAGCTATAGGTGAACGAACCCAAAGCATTTTCGACAGTGCATTTATGACAGTCAACACCTATGTCGGCTTCAATGAGATTGAAGAGAAACCTTCCCTGCATTCCCATCCAATGAGTAATGCTTTCTTCAAGTGCCTTCAGGAACACAATGATTTCACATCAATTTTCATCGGCTTTGCGGATGGTGACTTTTTCCTGATTTCCTCCCTGCGAAACCGGGAAAAAATGAAAAAAGAAAAAAACATCCCCGCAAATGCTGCATGGTATACTCAGACTCTCGGGCATCTTCCCAGCGGAAGAAGATATGAACTTACCAGATATATGGACAAAGGGTTCGTGACAGTCGGCTCGAATTCAGACAGCAACCCGAGCTACGATCCTAGAATCCGCGAATGGTACCGCAGCGCAAAAATTACCGACAAGGCCGTACTGAGCGACATATATATGTTCGCTCTTTCCGGCGAACCGGGGCTGACAGTATCACGCAGGTTCGACGGCCCAGTGCCCGGAGTAATCGGGGTGGATATCTCGCTGGCCAATCTTTCTATATTCATGAAAAAAGAGCTGGTCGGCAAAAATTCCGAAATCATGATTTTTGAAAAATCAGGTGATCTCTACGGTTACCACGACATGGAAAAGATGCGCAGCAGCATATACTCAAAAGCCAACAGTAAGTTGGACCGCCCTAAAGTTACCGGACTTAAAAACCCGGTCCTTGATTCACTGGTTTTAAATCAGCAAAAACACCCCGGGAAGACCATACATATCCAGCAACTGAATGTTGACGGAGAAAAATATATATCGCTGGTCGACCCTCTCCCCTCAGAATATGGGAAAAAACTCTTTGTCGCTATCACAGTCCCGGAAGCTTTCTTCACAAAGCCAATTGCAGAAATAGGAACAAGGGCCCTGTTCGTCTCACTGGGAATTCTGATCCTTTTTCTTCCACTCATTCATCTGGTTGCCAGAAAATTGAGCAAACCGCTGATTGAACTTACCCGCAGCGTAGATAACATCCGCCAATTCAAATTAAACAAAAAGGTGGATATTAAATCAAGAATTGTTGAAGTCCGTGATCTTTCCGAAGCAACTGAAACCATGCGCAGTACACTTAATTCTTTCGGAAAATATATTCCCCGTCCGCTGGTGCAATCCATGCTTGTAAACAACATTGTTCCCAGACTGGGAGGCGAAAGAAAAAAACTGACCTTCCTGTTCAGTGACATAAAGGATTTCACCTCCATTTCTGAAACAATGCCCCCGGAGAAACTGACTGAAACCATCACCGGCTATCTTAAATGCATGAGCCGTGTAATCCTGGATAACAACGGCACCATCGACAAATACATCGGTGATGCTATCATGGCTTTCTGGAACGCCCCGGTCGATGACAGGCAGCATGCCCGTAACGGATGCCTTGCCGCTCTGAGCTTCCGCGACGCCCTGACAAAATTCAATGCGAACTGCCGGGCGCATAACGAACCGGAAATGCTGACCCGCCTGGGACTTCATACCGGGGAAGCGGTTGTAGGCAATATAGGATCATCGGACCGCATGTCCTATACGGCAATCGGGGCAGCGGTAAACCTTGCATCCCGCCTGGAAGGACTGAACAAACATCTCGGTACCGACATACTGGTCAGTGAATCCACCAAGCTTCTGGCCGGGGATAGATTCATGTTCCGCTTTGCCGGAAGAGTTATGCCCAAGGGAACCGCTCATAGCTGCGGTGTCTATGAACTTCTTGGAACCTGCCCTGACAGCACAGAAGAATATGCCCGTTTTGCGGTCAGACCGCAGGATAAAACCAAGGTCCTGCAATGGGAAAAAGCATTGGAAGCCTTACTGGCACGCGACTTCAACCAAGCGGAAAAGCTCCTCATTAATCACCTCGATACCAACGGCCCCGACCGGTTGGCTGACTATTACCTGAAATTAACCCGTGAGTTTCTGGCCCATCCTCCGAAAAAGGACTGGCAGGGGGAGATCAGATTCAATGTTAAATAA
- a CDS encoding formate dehydrogenase accessory protein FdhE encodes MGNKKKHDVQAGLLALRKKMPALENIFDAFGPLVVALEKADDLLLDWDGYVLPEAYAPRFEQGVPLMTDMDLPQFGAKYREVFMLMVDAIAEGLPAISAQVDDIRQVAEVADDFDNLAKFLWFEKEKQLHKLFDKWKVSGQILAFIGTLALKPFMVAMEPKAAAAIASMAWHKGYCPVCGTFPDLALLRKSGDDNAYLKSHGGQRWLHCSCCGHEWRFKRNTCPWCENEDHEKLRYLQAEERQNERVDVCDNCKHYFVTIDTRELTDQPDPRVAPLGLVHLDIKAQEEDYRPIAEMPWNVL; translated from the coding sequence ATGGGTAATAAGAAGAAACATGATGTGCAGGCGGGATTACTGGCTTTACGTAAGAAAATGCCTGCCCTTGAGAATATTTTCGATGCCTTCGGGCCGCTGGTTGTGGCTTTGGAGAAGGCTGACGATCTGCTTCTCGACTGGGACGGCTATGTTTTACCAGAGGCTTATGCACCCCGTTTCGAGCAGGGGGTACCGCTGATGACGGATATGGATCTACCTCAGTTTGGTGCTAAGTACCGTGAAGTTTTTATGCTTATGGTGGATGCAATAGCTGAGGGGCTTCCCGCTATTTCCGCTCAGGTTGATGACATCAGGCAAGTTGCTGAGGTTGCGGATGATTTTGATAATTTAGCCAAATTCCTTTGGTTTGAGAAAGAGAAACAGCTGCATAAATTATTTGATAAATGGAAAGTCTCTGGTCAGATTCTGGCTTTTATCGGCACTTTGGCGCTGAAACCTTTCATGGTCGCCATGGAGCCAAAGGCAGCCGCGGCAATTGCGAGTATGGCCTGGCACAAAGGCTATTGTCCGGTCTGCGGTACTTTTCCCGATCTTGCTCTGCTCCGTAAATCCGGCGACGACAACGCCTATTTGAAATCACACGGAGGTCAGCGCTGGCTGCATTGTTCATGCTGCGGTCATGAATGGCGCTTTAAGCGCAACACCTGCCCGTGGTGCGAAAATGAAGATCATGAAAAACTGCGTTATCTTCAGGCTGAAGAACGTCAAAACGAGCGGGTCGATGTCTGCGATAACTGCAAGCATTATTTTGTAACCATCGATACTCGAGAACTTACCGATCAGCCCGATCCGCGTGTAGCACCGCTTGGCCTTGTTCATCTGGACATTAAAGCGCAGGAAGAGGATTACCGTCCTATTGCTGAAATGCCTTGGAATGTTCTTTAG
- the panF gene encoding sodium/pantothenate symporter, protein MSDTMLTIIPVIFYLAISFGVALWARKKSESTESSKGFIEDYFIGGRSMGGMVLAMTIIASYTSASSFVGGPGVAYKLGLSWVLLAMIQVPTTFLTLGILGKRFAIMARRTDSVTITDFLRARYKSDAVVILCSVALIVFFMAAMLAQFIGGARLFQTVTGYPYVVGLVLFGISVILYTAIGGFRAVVLTDAIQGIVMVVAVVVILLAVINAGGGMEKCIQSLKAIDPGLITPTGPKNAVPQPFTLSFWVLVGIGILGLPQTTQRCMGYKDSKAMHDAMIIGTLLIGFMILCAHLAGTLGRAILPELPAGDLAMPSLIVELLSPVWAGIFIAGPLAAIMSTVDSMLLLVSAAIIKDLYIHYRLKDDASKMTLVSLKKMSLIVTVVVGLMVFIAAIEPPDLLVWINLFAFGGLEAAFLCPIVIGLYWDRANSTGAIASIVIGVGTFIVLTIMKPAMGGIHAIVPTTAASLSAFVLGTFAGDSRSRTELKAE, encoded by the coding sequence ATGAGCGATACCATGCTGACCATCATCCCGGTCATTTTTTATCTGGCAATATCCTTCGGCGTAGCTCTCTGGGCGCGTAAAAAATCTGAATCGACAGAATCATCCAAGGGTTTCATTGAAGATTATTTTATAGGCGGAAGATCCATGGGCGGCATGGTGCTGGCTATGACCATCATCGCCAGCTATACCAGTGCAAGCAGTTTTGTCGGCGGCCCCGGAGTAGCCTACAAACTGGGACTTAGCTGGGTGCTGCTGGCCATGATTCAGGTTCCCACCACTTTCCTGACCCTCGGCATACTGGGTAAACGGTTTGCCATCATGGCCCGCAGGACGGATTCTGTAACCATCACTGACTTTCTGCGCGCCAGATACAAAAGCGACGCAGTGGTCATCCTCTGCTCAGTGGCCCTGATCGTATTTTTCATGGCTGCCATGCTGGCTCAGTTCATCGGCGGGGCAAGACTTTTCCAGACTGTGACCGGATACCCTTATGTTGTGGGTCTTGTGCTCTTCGGCATAAGCGTTATCCTTTACACCGCCATCGGCGGATTCAGGGCAGTAGTCTTAACTGACGCCATTCAGGGAATAGTCATGGTCGTGGCTGTAGTGGTCATCCTTCTGGCGGTTATCAATGCGGGAGGCGGCATGGAAAAATGTATCCAGTCACTCAAGGCGATTGATCCCGGACTGATCACACCCACCGGACCGAAGAACGCGGTACCGCAGCCATTCACCCTTTCCTTCTGGGTGCTGGTCGGCATCGGCATTCTGGGACTTCCTCAGACAACCCAGCGCTGCATGGGCTACAAGGACTCCAAAGCCATGCATGATGCCATGATCATCGGCACCCTGCTCATCGGATTTATGATCCTCTGCGCTCACCTAGCAGGAACTCTCGGCCGGGCGATTCTCCCGGAACTCCCGGCGGGCGATCTCGCGATGCCTTCACTCATTGTGGAGCTGCTCTCTCCGGTCTGGGCCGGAATTTTTATTGCCGGACCGCTGGCAGCTATCATGTCTACCGTGGATTCCATGCTTCTGCTGGTTTCCGCAGCGATCATCAAAGACCTCTACATTCACTACCGTCTCAAGGATGACGCATCCAAAATGACTCTGGTCAGCCTGAAAAAAATGAGTCTGATCGTTACAGTGGTGGTCGGCCTGATGGTCTTTATCGCCGCCATAGAGCCGCCGGATCTGCTGGTCTGGATCAATCTTTTCGCATTCGGAGGATTGGAAGCGGCCTTCCTGTGCCCAATTGTCATCGGACTGTACTGGGACAGAGCCAATTCCACAGGCGCGATAGCTTCCATAGTCATCGGCGTCGGGACCTTTATTGTGCTGACCATAATGAAACCAGCCATGGGCGGTATACACGCCATTGTCCCCACCACGGCGGCGTCCCTCAGTGCTTTCGTACTCGGTACTTTTGCAGGTGATTCACGCAGCAGAACCGAACTCAAGGCAGAATAG
- the thiS gene encoding sulfur carrier protein ThiS has product MIVKLNGKDAELTASMTVLELLESKNLVPETVVIELNMEIIPAENYGTTEINDGDHLEILRFVGGG; this is encoded by the coding sequence ATGATCGTAAAACTTAATGGTAAAGATGCTGAACTGACCGCAAGCATGACTGTTCTAGAACTCCTTGAATCGAAAAATCTTGTACCCGAGACAGTAGTCATTGAGCTGAACATGGAAATCATACCTGCTGAAAATTACGGCACAACCGAAATAAACGACGGGGACCACCTCGAAATACTGCGCTTTGTAGGCGGAGGCTGA
- the phoU gene encoding phosphate signaling complex protein PhoU → MDMHHPLKVYEEELSDLQALVLELGNLALEQLNKALETFEENDPEKAEAIVKRDEKVNDLEHEVDKMSLMIITKMEPKAADLRYVLTASKIASDLERIADYAKSIAKKGKRGFAEEHTQHLGYVKHMGQELTAMLGTILEAFKELSVEKALDVWHSDSNVDALFKEGVTGMRNCVEAEDLEGKGFISLLFTMRCLERVGDHITNIAEHIYFIKYAEYFGGKK, encoded by the coding sequence ATGGATATGCACCATCCTCTGAAGGTTTACGAAGAGGAACTTTCCGATCTTCAGGCTTTGGTCCTTGAATTAGGCAATCTGGCACTCGAGCAACTGAACAAGGCCCTTGAAACTTTTGAGGAAAACGATCCCGAGAAAGCCGAAGCCATTGTCAAAAGGGATGAAAAGGTAAACGATCTGGAACACGAAGTGGACAAGATGTCCCTTATGATCATCACCAAGATGGAGCCTAAAGCCGCTGATCTGCGCTACGTCCTGACTGCCAGCAAAATTGCCTCCGACCTTGAGCGCATTGCCGACTATGCCAAGAGCATTGCCAAGAAAGGCAAACGGGGCTTTGCAGAAGAACACACCCAGCATCTGGGATACGTGAAACACATGGGACAGGAACTGACCGCCATGCTGGGCACCATCCTTGAAGCCTTCAAGGAACTCAGTGTTGAGAAGGCTCTTGATGTCTGGCACAGCGACAGCAATGTGGACGCGCTGTTCAAAGAAGGCGTAACAGGCATGAGAAATTGCGTGGAAGCCGAAGATCTTGAAGGTAAGGGTTTCATTTCCCTGCTCTTTACCATGCGTTGTCTGGAACGCGTCGGCGACCACATCACCAACATTGCCGAGCATATCTATTTTATTAAATATGCTGAGTATTTTGGCGGCAAAAAATAA
- the thiF gene encoding sulfur carrier protein ThiS adenylyltransferase ThiF produces MNHAEQGIAKYLGEDCLRYLQTVRIGIAGAGGLGSNCAVHLVRSGFKNFVIADFDRIEKSNLNRQFYFINQLGRSKVDALCENLKSINPNLDITTNTTAVTRENVHDIFDGCDVIVEAFDDAAAKKALVESFLPTGKLLITASGMGGAGNSDEIKTRKVRDNFYIVGDMKTECNAETPPFSPRVAICAAKQADIVLDYYLKKFHETN; encoded by the coding sequence GTGAACCACGCTGAGCAAGGCATAGCAAAATATCTCGGTGAGGACTGTTTGCGCTACCTGCAAACGGTCCGCATCGGTATTGCCGGAGCCGGGGGTTTAGGCTCCAACTGCGCCGTGCATCTGGTCCGCAGCGGCTTCAAAAATTTCGTCATTGCTGATTTTGACCGCATTGAGAAGTCCAACCTTAACCGCCAGTTCTACTTCATAAACCAACTGGGCCGCAGCAAGGTTGATGCTCTGTGTGAAAATCTGAAGTCCATCAACCCGAACCTCGACATCACTACTAATACTACTGCTGTAACTCGCGAAAACGTGCACGATATATTTGACGGTTGCGATGTGATAGTCGAGGCTTTTGATGACGCCGCTGCCAAAAAAGCACTGGTGGAAAGTTTCCTGCCCACGGGCAAGCTGCTGATAACAGCTTCCGGCATGGGCGGAGCGGGCAACTCTGATGAAATCAAAACCCGCAAGGTCCGAGACAACTTTTACATTGTCGGTGATATGAAAACCGAGTGCAACGCCGAGACCCCGCCATTTTCGCCTAGAGTTGCAATCTGTGCGGCAAAACAGGCAGATATTGTTCTCGATTATTACCTGAAAAAATTCCACGAAACCAATTAA